A stretch of the Ciona intestinalis unplaced genomic scaffold, KH HT000111.2, whole genome shotgun sequence genome encodes the following:
- the ona6 gene encoding alpha3-fucosyltransferase (The RefSeq protein has 2 substitutions compared to this genomic sequence) produces the protein MIMKKQLRKIGVLLVFGTFIIFAKEWLTYYPKRLFEPKSTPNKNHTPSGVLLMWDHPWAVGFTSEPEGTRFGRCSLTYKRERIEEADAVIFHLTTISKKDIPWQHYRSPKQLFVFWSKENPWAMRYLYRTDFKAFDNFFNMTMTYHKNSDLYSGYGTRRNVYNMVEKGANVLDKLLSEKSKLAIWIVSNCDTMRGAVERMNYYKEIVATGFPVESCGRCFKACPQLPSYKSEQWGAEIKKYKFYFSFENNIGCRDYITEKFWEAPLWYGVIPVVWGPTVDDVIAVAPRNSFIHADWFKTAADLVKYLQYLDGNNTAYLEYFKWREDPHLTIEEMEKQIQSEHPDVEVFSAPTSSNFTMLCNAALDQTPEQSWLVSSLNQKLIGDERASCMEPGKWKDVSVV, from the exons ATGATAATGAAAAAGCAGTTAAGAAAAATCGGTGTTCTTCTTGTATTTggaacttttattattttcgcAAAAGAATGGCTCACCTACTACCCAAAACGATTATTTGAACCAAAATCTACgccaaacaaaaatcatacacCATCAGGTGTACTTCTAATGTGGGACCATCCTTGGGCTGTTGGTTTCACCAGTGAACCAGAAGGTACAAGATTTGGAAGATGTAGTTTAACTTATAAACGAGAGCGTATTGAAGAAGCAGATGCAGTCATATTTCATCTGACAACTATTTCAAAAAAGGATATTCCGTGGCAACATTACAG gagCCCAAAGCAGCTGTTCGTGTTTTGGAGCAAGGAAAATCCATGGGCCATGAGCTACTTGTACAGAACTGATTTTAAGGCATTCGATAATTTCTTCAACATGACCATGACTTATCATAAAAATAGTGATTTATATAGTGGATATGGGACAAGACGAAACGTATATAACATGGTGGAAAAAGGTgctaatgttttggataaattGCTTTCAGAAAAGAGTAAACTTGca ATATGGATTGTTAGTAATTGTGACACTATGAGAGGAGCAGTTGAACGAATGAATTATTACAAAGAAATCGTAGCAACTGGATTTCCTGTAGAAAG CTGTGGCCGCTGCTTTAAAGCTTGTCCTCAACTTCCATCATACAAATCTGAACAGTGGGGAGCtgaaataaagaaatacaagttttatttctCCTTTGAGAACAATATTGGTTGTAAGGATTATATCACAGAGAAGTTTTGGGAGGCGCCTCTTTGGTATGGAGTGATACCTGTAGTGTGGGGACCGACTGTGGATGATGTTATTGCTGTTGCGCCTCggaattcattcattcatgcagATTGGTTTAAAACGGCGGCAGATTTAGTGAAATATCTTCAATACCTTGATGGTAACAACACAGCATActtagaatattttaaatggcGCGAAGATCCACATCTAACGATTGAAGAAATGGAAAAGCAGATTCAATCTGAACATCCAGATGTTGAAGTATTCTCTGCACCAACTTCTTCCAATTTTACGATGCTATGCAACGCTGCGCTGGACCAGACACCAGAACAAAGCTGGTTAGTAAGTTCAT